In Stomoxys calcitrans chromosome 2, idStoCalc2.1, whole genome shotgun sequence, the following proteins share a genomic window:
- the LOC106091010 gene encoding microtubule-associated protein Jupiter isoform X4, with amino-acid sequence MMSFEGINDDQKPSSKVLRPPGGGTSDIFGGDMPQTPRSIKNHMQSNIFSCDKKDGVKNNVRQGAHRFYFIGDQPRRGQKNVDSYQRLFGEPDRAATPAKNHMKSNIPFGSNNDNVISNGNGNGHHYNGKSGSASSASSSVSSSTENLKMNGYSKTVYHRKMSKIESDSNCSSTISSEYNSENTVTSSAGAGNIDNNLKEMLRQESCNVEDSGAGDVTIQTRNDSGGSPENPISMTTTFSSLPAEDHLSEYFDVGNAAAKAAASARNPLTGVGLNGDGVGGWKPIKPKTLRDGNPVTGEGYNKSNDFSTHTPSVNGANQVINKNRIPPGGFSSGLW; translated from the exons GGTTTTAAGACCTCCAGGCGGCGGCACCAGCGACATTTTCGGAGGAGATATGCCACAAACTCCACGCTCAATCAAAAATCACATGCAATCAAATATTTTCTCTTGCGATAAAAAAGATGGCGTCAAAAATAACG TACGACAAGGAGCTCACAGATTCTATTTCATTG GAGATCAACCACGTCGCGGTCAAAAGAACGTTGACTCATATCAACGTTTATTCGGAGAACCCGACCGTGCAGCTACTCCAGCCAAAAATCACATGAAAAGCAACATTCCATTTGGTTCTAACAATGATAATGTGATTTCTAATGGTAATGGCAATGGTCATCATTACAATGGTAAAAGTGGTTCCGCATCATCGGCTTCATCATCGGTTTCTTCATCTACCGAAAATCTTAAAATGAATGGTTACTCCAAAACAG TATATCATCGCAAAATGAGTA aaatagaATCTGATTCCAATTGCTCTTCAACGATTTCTTCTGAGTACAATAGTGAAAATACTGTAACATCTAGTGCTGGTGCTGGTAATATCGATAATAATCTAAAAGAAATGCTTCGTCAAGAATCATGCAACGTAGAAGATAGCGGTGCTGGTGATGTTACCATTCAAACTCGCAATGATTCTGGAGGTAGCCCTGAAAACCCCATTTCAATGACAACAACATTTTCTTCTCTGCCAGCAGAAGATCATTTGTCTGAGTATTTCGATGTTGGCAATGCCGCTGCTAAAGCAGCTGCTTCAGCTCGCAATCCCTTAACTGGCGTTGGATTGAATGGAGATGGTGTGGGCGGTTGGAAACCAATTAAACCCAAAACTCTTAGAG aTGGTAATCCTGTCACCGGCGAAGGTTACAACAAATCTAATGATTTCTCAACTCATACTCCCAGTGTAAATGGTGCCAATCAGGTTATCAACAAAAATCGTATTCCCCCCGGTGGTTTCTCTTCTGGTCTTTGGTAA
- the LOC106091010 gene encoding microtubule-associated protein Jupiter isoform X3, with protein MDTSKLIPNKWNTLYPYDEVLRPPGGGTSDIFGGDMPQTPRSIKNHMQSNIFSCDKKDGVKNNVRQGAHRFYFIGDQPRRGQKNVDSYQRLFGEPDRAATPAKNHMKSNIPFGSNNDNVISNGNGNGHHYNGKSGSASSASSSVSSSTENLKMNGYSKTVYHRKMSKIESDSNCSSTISSEYNSENTVTSSAGAGNIDNNLKEMLRQESCNVEDSGAGDVTIQTRNDSGGSPENPISMTTTFSSLPAEDHLSEYFDVGNAAAKAAASARNPLTGVGLNGDGVGGWKPIKPKTLRDGNPVTGEGYNKSNDFSTHTPSVNGANQVINKNRIPPGGFSSGLW; from the exons GGTTTTAAGACCTCCAGGCGGCGGCACCAGCGACATTTTCGGAGGAGATATGCCACAAACTCCACGCTCAATCAAAAATCACATGCAATCAAATATTTTCTCTTGCGATAAAAAAGATGGCGTCAAAAATAACG TACGACAAGGAGCTCACAGATTCTATTTCATTG GAGATCAACCACGTCGCGGTCAAAAGAACGTTGACTCATATCAACGTTTATTCGGAGAACCCGACCGTGCAGCTACTCCAGCCAAAAATCACATGAAAAGCAACATTCCATTTGGTTCTAACAATGATAATGTGATTTCTAATGGTAATGGCAATGGTCATCATTACAATGGTAAAAGTGGTTCCGCATCATCGGCTTCATCATCGGTTTCTTCATCTACCGAAAATCTTAAAATGAATGGTTACTCCAAAACAG TATATCATCGCAAAATGAGTA aaatagaATCTGATTCCAATTGCTCTTCAACGATTTCTTCTGAGTACAATAGTGAAAATACTGTAACATCTAGTGCTGGTGCTGGTAATATCGATAATAATCTAAAAGAAATGCTTCGTCAAGAATCATGCAACGTAGAAGATAGCGGTGCTGGTGATGTTACCATTCAAACTCGCAATGATTCTGGAGGTAGCCCTGAAAACCCCATTTCAATGACAACAACATTTTCTTCTCTGCCAGCAGAAGATCATTTGTCTGAGTATTTCGATGTTGGCAATGCCGCTGCTAAAGCAGCTGCTTCAGCTCGCAATCCCTTAACTGGCGTTGGATTGAATGGAGATGGTGTGGGCGGTTGGAAACCAATTAAACCCAAAACTCTTAGAG aTGGTAATCCTGTCACCGGCGAAGGTTACAACAAATCTAATGATTTCTCAACTCATACTCCCAGTGTAAATGGTGCCAATCAGGTTATCAACAAAAATCGTATTCCCCCCGGTGGTTTCTCTTCTGGTCTTTGGTAA
- the LOC106091010 gene encoding microtubule-associated protein Jupiter isoform X2, with amino-acid sequence MAAYAAFKHVELYNVGKTKKRVLRPPGGGTSDIFGGDMPQTPRSIKNHMQSNIFSCDKKDGVKNNVRQGAHRFYFIGDQPRRGQKNVDSYQRLFGEPDRAATPAKNHMKSNIPFGSNNDNVISNGNGNGHHYNGKSGSASSASSSVSSSTENLKMNGYSKTVYHRKMSKIESDSNCSSTISSEYNSENTVTSSAGAGNIDNNLKEMLRQESCNVEDSGAGDVTIQTRNDSGGSPENPISMTTTFSSLPAEDHLSEYFDVGNAAAKAAASARNPLTGVGLNGDGVGGWKPIKPKTLRDGNPVTGEGYNKSNDFSTHTPSVNGANQVINKNRIPPGGFSSGLW; translated from the exons GGTTTTAAGACCTCCAGGCGGCGGCACCAGCGACATTTTCGGAGGAGATATGCCACAAACTCCACGCTCAATCAAAAATCACATGCAATCAAATATTTTCTCTTGCGATAAAAAAGATGGCGTCAAAAATAACG TACGACAAGGAGCTCACAGATTCTATTTCATTG GAGATCAACCACGTCGCGGTCAAAAGAACGTTGACTCATATCAACGTTTATTCGGAGAACCCGACCGTGCAGCTACTCCAGCCAAAAATCACATGAAAAGCAACATTCCATTTGGTTCTAACAATGATAATGTGATTTCTAATGGTAATGGCAATGGTCATCATTACAATGGTAAAAGTGGTTCCGCATCATCGGCTTCATCATCGGTTTCTTCATCTACCGAAAATCTTAAAATGAATGGTTACTCCAAAACAG TATATCATCGCAAAATGAGTA aaatagaATCTGATTCCAATTGCTCTTCAACGATTTCTTCTGAGTACAATAGTGAAAATACTGTAACATCTAGTGCTGGTGCTGGTAATATCGATAATAATCTAAAAGAAATGCTTCGTCAAGAATCATGCAACGTAGAAGATAGCGGTGCTGGTGATGTTACCATTCAAACTCGCAATGATTCTGGAGGTAGCCCTGAAAACCCCATTTCAATGACAACAACATTTTCTTCTCTGCCAGCAGAAGATCATTTGTCTGAGTATTTCGATGTTGGCAATGCCGCTGCTAAAGCAGCTGCTTCAGCTCGCAATCCCTTAACTGGCGTTGGATTGAATGGAGATGGTGTGGGCGGTTGGAAACCAATTAAACCCAAAACTCTTAGAG aTGGTAATCCTGTCACCGGCGAAGGTTACAACAAATCTAATGATTTCTCAACTCATACTCCCAGTGTAAATGGTGCCAATCAGGTTATCAACAAAAATCGTATTCCCCCCGGTGGTTTCTCTTCTGGTCTTTGGTAA
- the LOC106091010 gene encoding microtubule-associated protein Jupiter isoform X5: MMTRNPPPSKLIPNKWNTLYPYDEVLRPPGGGTSDIFGGDMPQTPRSIKNHMQSNIFSCDKKDGVKNNGDQPRRGQKNVDSYQRLFGEPDRAATPAKNHMKSNIPFGSNNDNVISNGNGNGHHYNGKSGSASSASSSVSSSTENLKMNGYSKTVYHRKMSKIESDSNCSSTISSEYNSENTVTSSAGAGNIDNNLKEMLRQESCNVEDSGAGDVTIQTRNDSGGSPENPISMTTTFSSLPAEDHLSEYFDVGNAAAKAAASARNPLTGVGLNGDGVGGWKPIKPKTLRDGNPVTGEGYNKSNDFSTHTPSVNGANQVINKNRIPPGGFSSGLW; this comes from the exons GGTTTTAAGACCTCCAGGCGGCGGCACCAGCGACATTTTCGGAGGAGATATGCCACAAACTCCACGCTCAATCAAAAATCACATGCAATCAAATATTTTCTCTTGCGATAAAAAAGATGGCGTCAAAAATAACG GAGATCAACCACGTCGCGGTCAAAAGAACGTTGACTCATATCAACGTTTATTCGGAGAACCCGACCGTGCAGCTACTCCAGCCAAAAATCACATGAAAAGCAACATTCCATTTGGTTCTAACAATGATAATGTGATTTCTAATGGTAATGGCAATGGTCATCATTACAATGGTAAAAGTGGTTCCGCATCATCGGCTTCATCATCGGTTTCTTCATCTACCGAAAATCTTAAAATGAATGGTTACTCCAAAACAG TATATCATCGCAAAATGAGTA aaatagaATCTGATTCCAATTGCTCTTCAACGATTTCTTCTGAGTACAATAGTGAAAATACTGTAACATCTAGTGCTGGTGCTGGTAATATCGATAATAATCTAAAAGAAATGCTTCGTCAAGAATCATGCAACGTAGAAGATAGCGGTGCTGGTGATGTTACCATTCAAACTCGCAATGATTCTGGAGGTAGCCCTGAAAACCCCATTTCAATGACAACAACATTTTCTTCTCTGCCAGCAGAAGATCATTTGTCTGAGTATTTCGATGTTGGCAATGCCGCTGCTAAAGCAGCTGCTTCAGCTCGCAATCCCTTAACTGGCGTTGGATTGAATGGAGATGGTGTGGGCGGTTGGAAACCAATTAAACCCAAAACTCTTAGAG aTGGTAATCCTGTCACCGGCGAAGGTTACAACAAATCTAATGATTTCTCAACTCATACTCCCAGTGTAAATGGTGCCAATCAGGTTATCAACAAAAATCGTATTCCCCCCGGTGGTTTCTCTTCTGGTCTTTGGTAA
- the LOC106091010 gene encoding microtubule-associated protein Jupiter isoform X1: MMTRNPPPSKLIPNKWNTLYPYDEVLRPPGGGTSDIFGGDMPQTPRSIKNHMQSNIFSCDKKDGVKNNVRQGAHRFYFIGDQPRRGQKNVDSYQRLFGEPDRAATPAKNHMKSNIPFGSNNDNVISNGNGNGHHYNGKSGSASSASSSVSSSTENLKMNGYSKTVYHRKMSKIESDSNCSSTISSEYNSENTVTSSAGAGNIDNNLKEMLRQESCNVEDSGAGDVTIQTRNDSGGSPENPISMTTTFSSLPAEDHLSEYFDVGNAAAKAAASARNPLTGVGLNGDGVGGWKPIKPKTLRDGNPVTGEGYNKSNDFSTHTPSVNGANQVINKNRIPPGGFSSGLW, from the exons GGTTTTAAGACCTCCAGGCGGCGGCACCAGCGACATTTTCGGAGGAGATATGCCACAAACTCCACGCTCAATCAAAAATCACATGCAATCAAATATTTTCTCTTGCGATAAAAAAGATGGCGTCAAAAATAACG TACGACAAGGAGCTCACAGATTCTATTTCATTG GAGATCAACCACGTCGCGGTCAAAAGAACGTTGACTCATATCAACGTTTATTCGGAGAACCCGACCGTGCAGCTACTCCAGCCAAAAATCACATGAAAAGCAACATTCCATTTGGTTCTAACAATGATAATGTGATTTCTAATGGTAATGGCAATGGTCATCATTACAATGGTAAAAGTGGTTCCGCATCATCGGCTTCATCATCGGTTTCTTCATCTACCGAAAATCTTAAAATGAATGGTTACTCCAAAACAG TATATCATCGCAAAATGAGTA aaatagaATCTGATTCCAATTGCTCTTCAACGATTTCTTCTGAGTACAATAGTGAAAATACTGTAACATCTAGTGCTGGTGCTGGTAATATCGATAATAATCTAAAAGAAATGCTTCGTCAAGAATCATGCAACGTAGAAGATAGCGGTGCTGGTGATGTTACCATTCAAACTCGCAATGATTCTGGAGGTAGCCCTGAAAACCCCATTTCAATGACAACAACATTTTCTTCTCTGCCAGCAGAAGATCATTTGTCTGAGTATTTCGATGTTGGCAATGCCGCTGCTAAAGCAGCTGCTTCAGCTCGCAATCCCTTAACTGGCGTTGGATTGAATGGAGATGGTGTGGGCGGTTGGAAACCAATTAAACCCAAAACTCTTAGAG aTGGTAATCCTGTCACCGGCGAAGGTTACAACAAATCTAATGATTTCTCAACTCATACTCCCAGTGTAAATGGTGCCAATCAGGTTATCAACAAAAATCGTATTCCCCCCGGTGGTTTCTCTTCTGGTCTTTGGTAA
- the LOC106091010 gene encoding microtubule-associated protein Jupiter isoform X8, with product MAAYAAFKHVELYNVGKTKKRVLRPPGGGTSDIFGGDMPQTPRSIKNHMQSNIFSCDKKDGVKNNVRQGAHRFYFIGDQPRRGQKNVDSYQRLFGEPDRAATPAKNHMKSNIPFGSNNDNVISNGNGNGHHYNGKSGSASSASSSVSSSTENLKMNGYSKTDGNPVTGEGYNKSNDFSTHTPSVNGANQVINKNRIPPGGFSSGLW from the exons GGTTTTAAGACCTCCAGGCGGCGGCACCAGCGACATTTTCGGAGGAGATATGCCACAAACTCCACGCTCAATCAAAAATCACATGCAATCAAATATTTTCTCTTGCGATAAAAAAGATGGCGTCAAAAATAACG TACGACAAGGAGCTCACAGATTCTATTTCATTG GAGATCAACCACGTCGCGGTCAAAAGAACGTTGACTCATATCAACGTTTATTCGGAGAACCCGACCGTGCAGCTACTCCAGCCAAAAATCACATGAAAAGCAACATTCCATTTGGTTCTAACAATGATAATGTGATTTCTAATGGTAATGGCAATGGTCATCATTACAATGGTAAAAGTGGTTCCGCATCATCGGCTTCATCATCGGTTTCTTCATCTACCGAAAATCTTAAAATGAATGGTTACTCCAAAACAG aTGGTAATCCTGTCACCGGCGAAGGTTACAACAAATCTAATGATTTCTCAACTCATACTCCCAGTGTAAATGGTGCCAATCAGGTTATCAACAAAAATCGTATTCCCCCCGGTGGTTTCTCTTCTGGTCTTTGGTAA